A section of the Pan paniscus chromosome 11, NHGRI_mPanPan1-v2.0_pri, whole genome shotgun sequence genome encodes:
- the LOC100973589 gene encoding olfactory receptor 13C9, with translation MYVVILLGNGTLILISILDPHLHTPMYFFLGNLSFLDICYTTTSIPSTLVSFLSERKTISFSGCAVQMFLNLAMGTTECVILGMMAFDRYVAICNPLRYPIIMSKDAYVPMAVGSWFAGIVNSAVQNTFVVQLPFCRNNIINHFSCEILAVMKMACADISGNEFLMLVDTILFTLMPLLLIVISYSLIISSILKTHSSEGRSKAFSTCSAHLTVVIIFYGTILFMYMKPKSKETLNSDDLDATDKIISMFYGVMTPTMNPLIYSLRNKDVKEAVKHLLNRSFFSK, from the coding sequence ATGTATGTGGTCATCCTTCTGGGGAATGGTACTCTCATTTTAATCAGCATCTTGGACCCTCACCTTCACACCCCTATGTACTTCTTTCTGGGGAACCTCTCCTTCTTGGACATCTGCTACACCACCACCTCTATTCCCTCCACGCTAGTGAGCTTCCTTTCAGAAAGAAAGACCATTTCCTTTTCTGGCTGTGCAGTGCAGATGTTCCTCAACTTGGCCATGGGGACAACAGAGTGTGTGATTCTGGGCATGATGGCCTTTGACCGCTATGTGGCTATCTGCAACCCTCTGAGATATCCCATCATCATGAGTAAGGATGCCTATGTACCCATGGCTGTTGGGTCTTGGTTTGCAGGAATTGTCAACTCTGCGGTACAAAATACATTTGTAGTACAATTGCCTTTCTGCAGGAATAACATCATCAATCATTTCTCCTGTGAAATTCTAGCTGTCATGAAGATGGCCTGTGCTGACATCTCAGGCAATGAGTTCCTCATGCTTGTGGACACAATATTGTTCACATTGATGCCACTGCTCTTGATAGTTATCTCTTACTCATTAATCATTTCCAGCATCCTCAAGACTCACTCCTCTGAGGGGAGAAGCAAAGCTTTCTCTACTTGCTCAGCCCATCTGACTGTGGTCATAATATTCTATGGGACCATCCTCTTCATGTATATGAAGCCCAAGTCTAAAGAGACACTTAATTCAGATGACTTGGATGCTACCGACAAAATTATATCCATGTTCTATGGGGTGATGACTCCCACGATGAATCCTTTAATCTACAGTCTTAGAAACAAGGATGTGAAAGAGGCAGTAAAACACCTACTGAACAGAAGTTTCTTTAGCAAGTGA